A window of Dehalococcoidia bacterium contains these coding sequences:
- a CDS encoding NAD(P)/FAD-dependent oxidoreductase, translating into MSDKYQVLFQPIKIGKLEIKNRLSVPPMATGFAADGGGVSDRLIKYHEARARGGFGLIIIEVTAVDGERGLGSGHQLCLHDDNLITGFKKLADAVHKYGARIAVQLYHPGRCTFPFFINNRQPIAPSPIPDPIVRQVPQMLTISEINDLVEKYAQAARRAQEAGCDAAEIHGAHGYLIAQFMSAYANKRTDGYGGGPDGFLRFPLEIVKRARELVGPDFPLLFRISGEEAVQMGRTVPESIEMMKKLVSAGIDAADVSIGVYESGHLTSAPPDMPQGFNSQTSLQFKQALDVPVLVTGRINDPAVAREILASGKADIVHIGRQSLTDPDWPARVRDDREQDIVKCLSCNEGCIEGLAIWLRPSITCIQNPAVGREEQYSQPETSSPKKVLIAGAGPGGLEAARVAALRGHKVTLYEKEGYLGGQVKLAAIPPSKSLYQEVAHSRIKAIREMGVHIQCGQALTADMVREIKPDVLIIATGSESAIPNIPGINSKRVMSARRALTSEEVGICVLVIGGGLVGCETADYLAGKDVSVTVVEMLKHTARDIGPAARFFLRRRLQEKQVLILTQSAVKSIDDDFAVVDTPGGEQRLGPFDTIVMATGAVPADSLGDQVKDIVPEVYVIGDACKPGKILAAVEQGADIALKL; encoded by the coding sequence ATGTCAGATAAATACCAGGTTCTCTTTCAACCCATCAAGATCGGTAAGCTGGAGATCAAGAACCGGCTGTCCGTACCGCCTATGGCGACGGGCTTCGCAGCCGATGGAGGCGGGGTTTCCGACAGGCTGATCAAATACCACGAGGCGCGCGCCAGGGGCGGCTTCGGACTGATTATAATCGAGGTGACCGCTGTGGATGGTGAAAGGGGGTTGGGCAGCGGACACCAGCTTTGCCTGCATGACGACAACCTGATAACCGGTTTCAAGAAGCTGGCCGACGCAGTACATAAATATGGCGCCCGGATCGCGGTCCAGCTTTATCACCCGGGCCGCTGCACCTTCCCGTTCTTTATCAATAACAGGCAGCCCATAGCTCCCTCGCCTATACCCGATCCCATCGTAAGACAGGTGCCGCAGATGCTCACCATCTCCGAGATAAATGACCTGGTGGAGAAATATGCGCAGGCCGCCCGGCGGGCGCAGGAGGCGGGCTGCGACGCCGCCGAGATCCACGGGGCCCACGGTTACCTTATCGCCCAGTTTATGTCGGCCTATGCCAACAAGCGTACGGATGGATACGGAGGCGGGCCCGACGGATTCCTGCGCTTTCCGCTCGAGATCGTCAAGCGGGCCCGAGAATTGGTCGGTCCGGACTTTCCCCTGCTCTTCCGCATCAGCGGCGAAGAGGCTGTGCAGATGGGGCGCACCGTCCCTGAGAGCATCGAGATGATGAAGAAACTGGTCTCAGCCGGCATCGACGCCGCCGATGTTTCCATAGGCGTATACGAATCCGGCCACCTGACAAGTGCGCCCCCGGATATGCCCCAGGGATTCAACTCGCAGACATCACTTCAGTTCAAGCAAGCCCTTGATGTACCCGTGCTGGTAACCGGCCGCATCAACGATCCCGCTGTCGCCCGGGAGATCCTCGCCTCCGGCAAGGCAGATATCGTGCATATCGGCAGGCAGTCGCTGACCGATCCGGATTGGCCTGCCAGGGTTCGCGATGACAGGGAGCAGGATATCGTTAAATGCCTGTCCTGCAATGAGGGCTGCATAGAAGGGCTTGCCATCTGGCTAAGGCCTTCTATAACCTGTATACAGAATCCGGCAGTCGGCAGAGAGGAGCAATACTCTCAGCCTGAGACATCTTCCCCTAAAAAAGTGCTGATAGCAGGGGCCGGGCCGGGCGGCCTTGAAGCAGCCAGAGTTGCAGCTCTGCGCGGGCACAAAGTGACTCTATACGAAAAGGAGGGCTACCTGGGTGGCCAGGTCAAGCTCGCCGCAATACCGCCCTCAAAGTCCCTCTACCAGGAAGTGGCGCATTCCCGTATCAAGGCCATCCGTGAGATGGGAGTACACATACAGTGCGGGCAGGCGCTGACGGCCGACATGGTCAGGGAGATTAAGCCGGATGTACTGATCATAGCCACAGGGTCGGAGTCCGCCATTCCCAATATACCGGGCATCAACAGCAAGAGGGTGATGAGCGCACGCAGGGCACTGACCTCGGAAGAGGTCGGAATCTGTGTACTGGTAATCGGAGGCGGACTGGTCGGCTGCGAGACAGCCGATTACCTGGCGGGAAAGGACGTGTCCGTAACCGTTGTCGAAATGCTCAAACATACAGCCCGTGATATAGGACCGGCCGCACGCTTTTTCCTGCGCCGGCGGCTCCAGGAAAAGCAGGTGCTGATACTCACACAGTCCGCCGTGAAATCCATCGATGACGATTTCGCCGTTGTAGATACGCCTGGAGGGGAGCAGAGGCTCGGCCCCTTCGACACCATCGTCATGGCAACCGGAGCGGTGCCGGCTGACTCACTCGGAGACCAGGTCAAAGACATCGTGCCCGAAGTGTATGTGATAGGAGACGCCTGCAAGCCGGGCAAGATACTGGCCGCCGTGGAACAGGGGGCTGATATTGCCCTGAAGCTATGA
- a CDS encoding ferrous iron transporter B has protein sequence MKILLAGNPGAGKSVLFSRLTGSLVTSDNFPGTAIGFSSGHMRVADQNAEVIDTPGVYSLESSGQAGEVARKMLRDGDIIINVVNATNLERDLYLTLELLEERIPIIVALNVWDDARHIGIEINVAELEQMLGVPVIPTVATTGEGIKYLVESIPRAVMRANPAATREERWARIGEIIGQVQKVTHRHHTFGETLADATVRPLPGTIIALLVAMAVFAFVVYGGEAMFKFIADPIFNVFWLPVVSVISSLTAGVPLLHDILIGRLFDGQIDFIESWGLLTTALYVPFALVLPYIITFYFAMGLLEDTGYLPRLAVMIDTLMHRFGMHGYAIIPTILGFGCNVPAMLATRVLESRKERFIAMTLIAIAVPCASLQALILGLVGQHGFQYVAIIYATLLAVWIIIGIILNRAVKGFTPELLIEIHPYRLMPWKMMMEKLWIRVRGFIVEAVPIMIIAVPVINVLYLIGVFQAITDFTAPVVSGLLGLPKEAVAAIFVAFFRMDAAMALLAPLELSAKQLIVSSVVLVMFFPCIATFTIMLREMGWKSLLIALGIMLLSGLTVGALLNLLPI, from the coding sequence ATGAAGATACTTCTTGCAGGTAATCCGGGCGCGGGTAAAAGCGTCCTTTTTTCACGCCTGACAGGCTCACTGGTGACCTCCGATAACTTCCCTGGCACTGCTATAGGGTTTTCCTCCGGACATATGCGCGTGGCCGATCAGAACGCCGAGGTCATAGATACACCCGGCGTTTACTCTCTGGAAAGCTCCGGCCAGGCCGGCGAAGTGGCCAGAAAAATGCTGAGGGACGGGGACATCATTATCAATGTGGTGAACGCCACCAACCTGGAACGCGACCTGTACCTGACCCTCGAGCTCCTCGAGGAAAGAATCCCCATTATTGTCGCCCTCAACGTGTGGGACGATGCCCGGCATATCGGCATCGAGATTAATGTTGCTGAACTTGAACAGATGCTGGGTGTGCCTGTGATCCCCACTGTGGCCACCACTGGTGAAGGTATCAAGTACCTGGTGGAGAGCATTCCGCGGGCGGTGATGCGGGCCAATCCCGCCGCCACCAGGGAGGAGCGCTGGGCCCGCATCGGTGAGATTATCGGACAGGTCCAGAAGGTCACCCACCGCCACCACACGTTTGGAGAAACGCTGGCCGACGCCACGGTCAGGCCGCTGCCGGGGACTATCATCGCGTTACTTGTCGCTATGGCTGTTTTCGCTTTCGTAGTCTATGGCGGCGAGGCAATGTTCAAGTTTATTGCCGACCCCATTTTCAACGTATTCTGGCTGCCTGTGGTGTCGGTTATAAGCAGCCTGACGGCCGGCGTGCCGCTTCTGCATGATATCCTGATAGGCCGGCTTTTCGACGGGCAGATCGATTTCATAGAATCCTGGGGGCTGCTGACCACGGCGCTGTATGTGCCATTCGCTCTGGTATTGCCCTATATCATTACCTTCTATTTCGCAATGGGACTGCTGGAGGATACCGGCTACCTGCCCCGCCTGGCTGTGATGATCGACACTCTCATGCACCGCTTCGGCATGCACGGTTACGCCATCATACCCACCATACTGGGATTCGGATGTAACGTGCCGGCCATGCTGGCCACGCGCGTGCTGGAAAGCCGCAAGGAGCGGTTCATCGCCATGACGCTGATCGCGATTGCCGTGCCATGCGCCTCGCTGCAGGCCCTGATATTGGGACTGGTGGGACAGCACGGTTTTCAGTACGTTGCCATCATTTACGCCACACTCCTGGCCGTCTGGATCATTATCGGTATCATACTTAACCGGGCGGTTAAAGGTTTTACACCCGAGCTCCTCATCGAGATACATCCTTACCGCCTGATGCCCTGGAAAATGATGATGGAGAAGCTCTGGATCAGGGTGCGCGGCTTTATCGTGGAGGCCGTCCCGATCATGATCATAGCCGTCCCCGTAATCAACGTACTCTACCTGATCGGCGTCTTCCAGGCCATCACCGATTTCACGGCTCCCGTGGTAAGCGGATTGCTGGGACTGCCCAAGGAAGCTGTAGCTGCCATTTTCGTGGCCTTCTTCCGCATGGACGCGGCGATGGCGCTGCTTGCGCCCCTCGAGCTATCCGCCAAACAGCTCATCGTCAGCAGCGTTGTGCTTGTTATGTTCTTCCCCTGTATAGCTACCTTCACGATCATGTTGAGGGAGATGGGATGGAAGAGCCTGCTCATAGCCCTGGGAATAATGCTTCTCTCCGGCCTCACAGTCGGCGCGCTTCTCAACCTGCTCCCCATATGA
- a CDS encoding FeoA family protein yields MENAVISLSNMRDGQQAVVSAVEGGRGLVEKLTAMGIRPGKRITRFCSMYLRGPITIRVDNVQLSLGRGIADKIFVIPDGLVDEDTSCR; encoded by the coding sequence ATGGAGAACGCGGTAATCTCGCTCTCAAACATGCGGGACGGCCAGCAGGCGGTGGTGTCTGCGGTGGAGGGCGGACGGGGGCTGGTGGAGAAGCTGACAGCCATGGGCATACGTCCGGGCAAGCGCATAACCCGCTTCTGCTCGATGTATCTGCGCGGACCGATCACCATCCGCGTCGATAACGTGCAGCTCTCACTGGGCCGCGGCATCGCAGATAAGATTTTCGTGATTCCGGACGGGCTCGTTGATGAAGATACTTCTTGCAGGTAA
- a CDS encoding Fur family transcriptional regulator has product MSAVKLDKKILKKPGSRLTSQRRLIFDIISRGGSHLAAAEIYARAWRRMPGISLSTVYRAIGKFKELGLVEECHLCQEHHHYEPLQNGGHFHLVCLSCGAVIEFEYPLVKRIRKEVAKARRFDIVNAEVNLSGYCPRCRS; this is encoded by the coding sequence ATGTCAGCAGTGAAACTGGATAAAAAGATATTAAAGAAACCGGGCAGCAGGCTCACCAGCCAGCGCAGGCTGATATTCGATATCATAAGCAGAGGCGGGAGCCACCTGGCCGCCGCCGAGATATACGCCCGAGCCTGGCGCAGAATGCCGGGCATCAGCCTGTCAACCGTCTACCGGGCTATCGGCAAATTCAAGGAGTTGGGCCTAGTCGAAGAATGTCATCTCTGCCAGGAGCACCATCACTACGAGCCTCTGCAGAACGGCGGACACTTCCACCTGGTGTGCCTGAGCTGCGGCGCTGTTATAGAGTTCGAATATCCCCTTGTCAAACGCATACGCAAAGAAGTGGCCAAGGCCCGGCGCTTCGACATCGTCAACGCCGAGGTGAACCTGAGCGGCTACTGCCCCAGGTGCCGGAGTTAA
- a CDS encoding XTP/dITP diphosphatase — MPRLLLATTNKGKAAEYRDLLKGLDFDIVTLDQAGISKEADESYNTFEENARHKAEFYAELGGLLTLADDSGLEVDALGGEPGVRSSRYAGDNATDADRVDFLLSKLEGVPQPKRTARFRCVIAVAHPSGAVETVEGTCEGYIAMKPRGSNGFGYDPVFFLPEYGRTIAELSPEIKNRISHRGRAAALARGILIKIAAA, encoded by the coding sequence ATGCCCAGGCTGCTGCTGGCCACAACCAATAAAGGCAAGGCTGCCGAATACCGGGACCTGCTCAAGGGCCTCGACTTCGATATAGTAACCCTCGACCAGGCCGGCATCAGCAAAGAAGCCGACGAAAGCTATAACACGTTCGAAGAGAACGCCCGCCACAAGGCCGAGTTTTATGCTGAATTGGGCGGGCTTCTCACTTTAGCCGACGATTCCGGGCTGGAGGTGGACGCCCTGGGCGGTGAGCCCGGCGTACGCTCGTCCCGCTATGCCGGCGACAACGCCACCGATGCAGACAGGGTGGATTTCCTGCTCAGCAAACTCGAGGGCGTCCCACAACCAAAGCGTACGGCCAGGTTCCGCTGTGTTATTGCCGTGGCCCATCCGAGCGGCGCTGTTGAAACGGTCGAGGGTACCTGCGAGGGATATATAGCCATGAAGCCCAGGGGCAGCAACGGCTTCGGATATGATCCGGTCTTTTTCCTGCCGGAGTATGGCAGGACCATCGCGGAGCTTTCGCCGGAGATCAAGAACCGGATCAGCCACCGCGGAAGGGCGGCAGCGCTGGCACGCGGCATCCTGATAAAGATTGCGGCAGCCTGA
- the fbp gene encoding fructose-1,6-bisphosphate aldolase/phosphatase yields the protein MKITLSVIKADIGGWVGHCSMHPDLMAEGEACMAKAKKSGLLIDYYVTRCGDDLQFIMTHNKGVDNRKIHEMSWNAFQRCTAVAKKLKLHGAGQDLLSDAFSGNVKGQGPGVAEMEINEREAEPIIVFMADKTASGAWNLPLYEIFCNPFNTIGLVISANMHGGFKFEVHDVKESKRIMFNCPEEIYDMLVFIGAPSRYTVKSVFSRETGDIAATSSTQKLSLIAGRYVGKDDPVCIVRAQGIFPAVGEVLEPFARPHIVEGWMRGSHNGPLTPVSVKECNPTRFDGPPRVIGAGFQLAEGRLVGPVDMFDDVAFNNARQQAMDMADMLRRHGPFEPHRLPLDEMEYTTMPQVMKKLAKRFEKL from the coding sequence ATGAAAATCACTCTCAGCGTAATCAAGGCGGACATCGGGGGATGGGTGGGGCACTGCAGTATGCATCCGGATCTTATGGCCGAGGGCGAGGCGTGCATGGCCAAAGCTAAAAAATCAGGCCTCCTCATCGACTACTATGTCACCCGTTGCGGCGATGACCTGCAGTTCATCATGACGCATAATAAGGGCGTAGACAATCGCAAGATACACGAAATGTCGTGGAACGCCTTCCAGCGGTGCACCGCCGTTGCCAAGAAATTAAAGCTTCACGGCGCAGGACAGGACCTGCTGTCCGATGCCTTCTCGGGCAATGTCAAAGGACAGGGCCCCGGCGTGGCGGAGATGGAGATAAACGAGCGCGAGGCTGAGCCGATCATCGTCTTCATGGCGGACAAGACCGCCTCCGGCGCCTGGAACCTGCCCCTCTACGAGATTTTTTGCAATCCGTTCAACACCATCGGCCTGGTCATCTCGGCCAATATGCATGGCGGCTTCAAGTTCGAGGTCCATGACGTCAAGGAAAGCAAGCGCATCATGTTCAATTGCCCCGAGGAGATCTACGACATGCTGGTCTTCATCGGCGCGCCGTCACGCTACACGGTTAAGTCGGTTTTCTCCCGCGAGACCGGTGATATAGCGGCTACCTCTTCCACACAGAAACTGTCGCTCATCGCCGGGCGCTATGTCGGTAAGGACGATCCTGTCTGCATCGTACGGGCCCAGGGCATCTTCCCTGCCGTGGGCGAGGTGCTGGAACCCTTTGCCCGCCCGCACATTGTGGAGGGCTGGATGCGCGGCTCACATAACGGTCCGCTCACCCCTGTCAGCGTAAAAGAGTGTAATCCCACGCGTTTCGACGGCCCGCCGCGCGTCATCGGCGCCGGCTTCCAGCTTGCCGAAGGCAGGCTGGTTGGTCCGGTTGATATGTTCGATGATGTGGCTTTCAACAACGCCCGCCAGCAGGCTATGGACATGGCCGATATGCTCAGGAGGCATGGCCCATTCGAGCCTCACAGGCTGCCGCTGGACGAGATGGAATACACCACCATGCCCCAGGTCATGAAGAAGCTGGCCAAGCGATTCGAGAAATTATAG
- a CDS encoding HdeD family acid-resistance protein has protein sequence MEMMAKYWWLNLIRGLLALALGIILLVMPAIFSILLLVAFVGAYFLVDGIFALVFFFTHPQTNHRWWIFAEGIAGILAGIIVFVWPGMTAIFLLYFIAFWALITGIFEIIYAIAQWKTLPGKGWILTGGILSIIIGCILLSNPVAGALALMWVIAFYLVLFGIMLIIFSFVQLGKGKSAAPAATA, from the coding sequence ATGGAAATGATGGCTAAATACTGGTGGCTCAACCTCATACGGGGACTGCTGGCGCTGGCGCTGGGCATCATCCTGCTGGTAATGCCCGCCATTTTCTCTATCTTGCTGCTGGTGGCTTTTGTGGGCGCCTATTTTCTGGTCGACGGCATCTTCGCCCTGGTCTTCTTTTTCACCCATCCCCAAACCAATCACAGGTGGTGGATTTTTGCCGAGGGCATAGCCGGCATCCTGGCCGGGATAATAGTGTTTGTATGGCCGGGCATGACGGCGATATTCCTGCTCTATTTTATCGCGTTCTGGGCTCTGATAACCGGTATATTTGAGATCATTTACGCTATCGCTCAATGGAAGACCCTGCCCGGCAAGGGATGGATTTTAACCGGGGGCATACTCTCCATCATCATAGGCTGCATCCTGCTTTCTAACCCGGTGGCCGGCGCACTGGCGCTGATGTGGGTTATCGCTTTCTACCTGGTGCTTTTCGGCATAATGCTGATAATCTTCAGCTTCGTACAACTGGGAAAGGGCAAGTCTGCTGCGCCTGCAGCGACCGCCTGA
- the amrS gene encoding AmmeMemoRadiSam system radical SAM enzyme yields the protein MAEALLYDKLDDRRVRCNVCLWRCLINPGKPGVCGVRRNERGSLQPLNYGMVSSLAADPIEKKPLFHFFPGSSVLSFGTIGCNFHCIHCQNWEIACIKDPGIARYNLREISPQDAVKTAVKNGCAGLAWTYNEPTIWFEYTLDSARLAHQSGLYTVYVTNGYMTPEALDMLGPYLDAWRIDIKGFSDKLYRDLAKVRHWRKILDVAERARHKWNMHVEVVTNVIPSMNDDDKQLKAIAGWIREALGELTPWHVTRFHPHRRLSHLQPTGLAALERAHDIGRAAGLRFVYLGNVPGHAYENTVCYKCGALAIERRGYSISLKAVKGSCCAVCGADLNIRTSIRG from the coding sequence ATGGCGGAGGCCCTGCTCTACGATAAGCTGGACGACCGGCGGGTGCGCTGCAACGTTTGCCTGTGGCGTTGCCTTATCAACCCCGGCAAGCCGGGCGTGTGCGGAGTAAGGCGAAACGAAAGAGGGTCTCTGCAGCCGCTGAATTACGGCATGGTATCCTCGCTGGCCGCCGATCCTATCGAGAAAAAGCCCCTCTTTCATTTTTTCCCCGGCAGTTCCGTGCTTTCCTTCGGCACGATCGGCTGCAATTTCCACTGCATCCATTGCCAGAACTGGGAGATCGCCTGCATCAAAGATCCCGGTATTGCCAGGTACAATCTGCGTGAGATATCCCCGCAGGACGCCGTAAAAACCGCCGTTAAAAACGGCTGCGCCGGTCTGGCCTGGACCTATAACGAGCCAACCATCTGGTTTGAATACACGCTGGATTCGGCCAGGCTGGCTCATCAAAGCGGCCTCTATACAGTGTATGTGACCAACGGCTATATGACTCCGGAGGCCCTGGATATGCTCGGCCCCTATCTGGATGCCTGGCGTATCGATATCAAGGGCTTCTCCGACAAACTCTATCGCGACCTGGCGAAGGTCAGGCACTGGCGAAAAATACTGGATGTCGCCGAGAGGGCCAGGCATAAATGGAATATGCACGTGGAGGTCGTGACCAACGTCATACCGTCCATGAACGACGATGATAAGCAGCTCAAGGCGATAGCAGGCTGGATCAGGGAGGCGCTGGGCGAGCTTACGCCGTGGCATGTTACGCGTTTCCATCCCCACCGCCGGCTGTCGCACCTTCAGCCGACCGGGCTGGCGGCGCTGGAAAGAGCGCATGATATCGGGCGGGCGGCGGGCCTGCGCTTCGTCTATCTGGGTAATGTGCCGGGCCATGCATACGAGAACACGGTCTGCTACAAGTGCGGTGCGTTGGCCATTGAGCGCAGAGGCTATTCCATCAGCTTAAAGGCGGTCAAGGGATCCTGCTGCGCCGTCTGCGGGGCTGACCTCAATATCAGGACCAGTATAAGGGGGTGA
- the amrB gene encoding AmmeMemoRadiSam system protein B codes for MTRQAAVAGQFYPGRPGELRDMISEMTDPRMERKDVVGVVSPHAGFIYSGPVAGAVFSQIKFTDTFIIIGPNHRGMGKPLSITTGGRWSTPLGEVPIDSGLAKAILAASEGLEEDTLAHRYEHSLEVQVPFLQFFKPDVKIVPIVLAQAAPQVYQGIGRSIAATLKSRKEAAVIVASSDMTHYEPHESAKAKDKKAIEAILSLDADELVRRIGQYDISMCGYAPVISLIAAALEMGADKAELVKYQTSGDTSGDYSSVVGYAGIIIGR; via the coding sequence ATGACCAGGCAAGCTGCCGTGGCCGGCCAATTCTACCCGGGCCGGCCGGGTGAACTGCGGGACATGATCAGTGAGATGACCGATCCCAGGATGGAGAGGAAGGATGTCGTCGGTGTCGTATCGCCTCACGCAGGTTTTATATACTCCGGCCCCGTGGCGGGCGCGGTATTTTCGCAAATAAAATTCACGGACACATTTATTATCATCGGTCCGAACCACCGGGGAATGGGGAAACCGCTGAGCATAACTACGGGTGGCAGATGGAGCACGCCGCTGGGCGAGGTCCCGATAGACTCCGGGCTGGCAAAGGCCATACTGGCCGCCTCGGAAGGACTTGAGGAGGATACCCTTGCTCACCGCTACGAGCATTCTCTGGAGGTGCAGGTGCCGTTCCTACAATTTTTCAAGCCGGATGTGAAGATAGTGCCCATCGTGCTGGCTCAGGCTGCGCCTCAGGTTTACCAGGGGATAGGACGCTCTATAGCCGCGACGCTTAAATCCAGGAAGGAGGCGGCGGTTATAGTGGCCAGCAGCGATATGACGCACTATGAACCGCATGAGAGCGCGAAGGCCAAGGATAAGAAGGCCATTGAAGCTATTCTGAGTTTGGATGCCGATGAGCTGGTCAGGCGCATCGGCCAATATGATATCAGCATGTGCGGCTATGCCCCCGTTATCAGCCTGATTGCGGCGGCGCTCGAGATGGGCGCAGACAAGGCGGAGCTGGTCAAATACCAGACCAGCGGCGATACTTCGGGGGACTATAGCAGTGTGGTGGGATACGCGGGAATAATAATCGGCAGGTAA
- the amrA gene encoding AmmeMemoRadiSam system protein A — MKQEMHPLAKLARKAVEGYVNGRRMVEPDELAPEMKERAGVFVSLKKRGQLRGCIGTFEPTQPSVAQEIIQNAISSATGDPRFSPVRPDELDQVEYSVDVLTSPQPVDDKAQLDAKKYGVIVEAGRRRGLLLPDLEGVDSVDMQIDICRQKAGISPAEPIKLYRFQVRRYR; from the coding sequence ATGAAGCAAGAGATGCATCCTTTGGCAAAGCTGGCCAGAAAGGCAGTGGAGGGTTACGTCAACGGCCGCCGTATGGTGGAGCCGGATGAGCTTGCTCCCGAAATGAAGGAGCGTGCCGGTGTTTTCGTCTCCCTTAAGAAGCGCGGCCAGTTGCGCGGCTGCATCGGCACCTTCGAGCCGACCCAGCCCAGCGTGGCGCAGGAGATAATTCAGAACGCCATCTCTTCCGCAACCGGGGACCCTCGCTTTAGTCCGGTCAGGCCTGACGAATTAGACCAGGTTGAGTACAGTGTCGATGTGCTGACGTCTCCGCAGCCGGTGGATGATAAGGCTCAGCTGGATGCGAAGAAGTACGGGGTAATAGTAGAGGCCGGACGCCGCCGCGGTCTGCTTCTGCCCGACCTCGAGGGTGTGGACAGCGTGGACATGCAGATAGACATCTGCCGCCAGAAGGCCGGCATATCCCCGGCGGAGCCGATCAAACTCTATCGTTTCCAGGTCAGGCGATACAGGTAA
- a CDS encoding replication-associated recombination protein A: MPLAARMRPRNFAEYVGQQHIIGEGKVLRRAIESDQLPSIILWGPPGSGKTTLAQVIANVSSSFFVPMSAVTAGVADLRRVIDEARRRRKQTGQRTILFIDEIHRFNKGQQDAVLPYVENGEVTFIGATTENPSFEVISALLSRCRVYTLNALSDEEIGAIVERALADAENGLAGLKIKLADDARSTLVTMANGDARVALNALEMAGQAVKPGADGQRSVELKDIEESLQKRALLYDKAGEQHYDLISALHKTLRGSDPDAALYWLGRMLEAGEDPLYIVRRLIRFASEDVGMADPQALVVCVAAQQAVHFIGLPEGNLALAQAVVYLATAPKSNSLYTAYGRVQKDVETTRNDPVPLHLRNAPTGLMKDLGYGKGYKYAHEYEGHFVEQQNLPDSMKGKRFYFPSEQGFEKTILARLKIWWGSRMEKKE; encoded by the coding sequence ATGCCGCTGGCTGCGCGTATGCGACCCCGCAATTTCGCCGAGTACGTGGGGCAGCAGCACATCATCGGCGAAGGGAAGGTATTACGCCGGGCCATAGAGTCGGACCAGCTGCCTTCCATCATACTATGGGGCCCGCCCGGCAGCGGCAAGACCACGCTGGCTCAGGTAATCGCCAATGTATCCAGCTCATTTTTCGTTCCTATGAGCGCCGTGACCGCGGGTGTGGCCGACCTCAGGAGGGTCATCGACGAGGCAAGGCGCAGGCGCAAACAGACGGGACAGCGCACGATACTCTTTATCGATGAGATACACCGCTTTAACAAGGGCCAGCAGGACGCCGTCCTGCCCTACGTGGAGAACGGCGAGGTGACCTTTATCGGCGCCACCACCGAGAACCCGTCGTTCGAAGTCATATCGGCGCTGCTCTCTCGCTGCCGTGTTTATACGCTCAACGCGTTGTCCGATGAGGAGATAGGCGCCATCGTGGAAAGGGCGCTTGCGGACGCCGAGAACGGGCTGGCCGGGCTCAAGATAAAGCTTGCCGATGACGCCCGCAGCACGCTGGTCACCATGGCTAACGGCGATGCGCGAGTGGCCCTCAACGCCCTTGAGATGGCCGGACAGGCGGTCAAACCCGGCGCGGACGGGCAGCGTAGTGTGGAGCTGAAAGATATCGAGGAGTCCCTGCAGAAGCGTGCCCTGCTCTATGACAAGGCGGGGGAGCAGCACTACGACCTCATATCCGCCCTGCATAAGACGTTGCGCGGATCGGATCCCGACGCGGCTTTATACTGGCTGGGACGCATGCTGGAGGCGGGGGAGGACCCGCTTTATATCGTACGGCGGCTTATACGCTTCGCCTCAGAGGATGTGGGCATGGCCGATCCCCAGGCGTTGGTGGTCTGCGTTGCCGCCCAGCAGGCCGTGCACTTCATCGGTTTGCCCGAAGGCAACCTGGCGCTGGCCCAGGCCGTGGTATACCTGGCCACCGCGCCTAAAAGCAATTCGCTTTACACGGCATATGGACGGGTGCAGAAGGACGTGGAGACAACGCGCAATGATCCCGTGCCGCTGCACCTGCGCAACGCCCCCACCGGCCTGATGAAGGACCTGGGTTACGGCAAGGGTTACAAGTATGCTCATGAATATGAGGGGCATTTTGTAGAGCAGCAGAACCTGCCGGACTCCATGAAGGGAAAGCGGTTTTATTTCCCTTCAGAGCAGGGATTCGAGAAGACTATTCTGGCCCGGCTCAAGATATGGTGGGGATCGAGAATGGAGAAGAAGGAATGA